The nucleotide sequence GCGGCCTCGAAGGAGATCGAGGACCGCGCCTGGCGTGGCGCGAGCGGCGAACTCCACGCCGGGTTCCAGACCTGCGCCCGATTCGCCTCGCAGGCCGACGTGTACACACACCTGGCCGAGCGGGGTGACCTCTCGATCCACGTCTACGCACATCCCGAGGGCCGCGAGGACGTAGGCGACGTCGGGGGGGCGAACCTCCATCTCTCGACGGCGACGGAGATCCACGACTCGTGGTTCGTCGCCTACGACGGCGGCGGCGTCGACGCCACGAAGTGTGCGCTCCTGGCCGAGGAACGGCTCCCGGGCTCGTTCTACGGCTTCTGGGCGTACGATCCGGAGACCGTCGACGCGATCATCGACCACCTCCGGGCCACCTACGTGGCTCCCGAAGCCGACGGCACCGCGCCCGACGGCGGGTGCGGCGGGACCTGAGGCCGACCGATCGACGGTCCCGGAAGCGGCGGGCTCCCGCCGCCGGGAGAAACACGATATCGTACGCCATGGCCGGTAAGTCGGCCGACGAACCGAAAACGCGGACGGTCGCCGCGGAAGGTTACGGGTCGAGGGAGTGGTCGTCCCGTCCGCCGTCGGCGAGCGCACGGTTCAGGTACGGGTCGTCCAGTGGGCGGTAGTCGATCCGCGAGGCGAGACGCGACAGTTCGGCTTCGAAGGCGCTGTAGATGGGATCGGCTTGGAGAACCGACTGCGACTCCGATTCGAGCAGGGCCACCCGCTTCGAGAGCTTCTCGACGTACCGGTCGACCGTCTCGGGGAGCGACTCGCGACGGAACAACGACTCGACCATGTCCCCGAACTCGTCGCGGGACACCGGCTTGGTGAGGTAGGCGTCGATGTCGAGGTCGACGATATCGACGTCCGGCGTCGCCGCCGTCACGAACGCGACCCGCGGACCCGCAGGGTCGTCACGGAGGGCGTCGAGCACCTCGTCGCCGGACACGCGGGGCATATGTCGGTCGAGGACCGCCACGTCGACGTCGCCCTCGTCGCAGTGGGCGAGCGCCGCCGCGCCGCAGCCCGCGCGGACGACCTCCGCGTCGATGTCGCCGAGCCACGTCGCATAGAGGTCCAACAGCGCGGGTTCGTCGTCAGCGATCAGCACGCACGGCGCGTCGGTCATCGGTTGCCCCCGGCGTTGCCGTTGCCGCCCGAGCCGCCCGAGCCGCCCGAGCCACCCGAACCGCCCGAGCCACCCGAGTCGCCCGAACCACCCGAGCCACCCGAACCGCCCGAGCCACCCGAACCGCCCGAACCGCCCGAGCCACCCGAGTCGCCCGAACCACCCGAGCCGCCCGAGCCGCCACCGGCACTGTCACCATCGTCGGATCCGCCCGAACCGCCACCGGCACTGTCACCATCGTCGGATCCGCCCGAACCGCCCGAGTTCCCGTTGCCACCGGCACTGTCATCGTCGTCGGAGCCGCCGGCATCACCGGAGCTGTCGTCGTCCGAGCCGTCCGAGTCGTCCGAGCTGTCCGAGTTGCCCGAACGGCCGTCACCGTTTCCCGAGTCGTCCGAGTTGCCCGAACGGCCGTCACCGTTTCCCGAGTCGTCCGAGTTGCCCGAACGGCCGTCACCG is from Haloplanus salinarum and encodes:
- a CDS encoding DICT sensory domain-containing protein, encoding MGLFELIAAVEAEEKTLTVFNPEAGVATALREHFADRNLTIERTESDAGPHNYAVLSRDDDFLAAIDVSDVLGTTGGVTPEFSRETYETVLDELDETLFTSYDTERMVAASKEIEDRAWRGASGELHAGFQTCARFASQADVYTHLAERGDLSIHVYAHPEGREDVGDVGGANLHLSTATEIHDSWFVAYDGGGVDATKCALLAEERLPGSFYGFWAYDPETVDAIIDHLRATYVAPEADGTAPDGGCGGT
- a CDS encoding response regulator transcription factor; protein product: MTDAPCVLIADDEPALLDLYATWLGDIDAEVVRAGCGAAALAHCDEGDVDVAVLDRHMPRVSGDEVLDALRDDPAGPRVAFVTAATPDVDIVDLDIDAYLTKPVSRDEFGDMVESLFRRESLPETVDRYVEKLSKRVALLESESQSVLQADPIYSAFEAELSRLASRIDYRPLDDPYLNRALADGGRDDHSLDP